Genomic segment of Calderihabitans maritimus:
GCTACTGATATCGATACTGTCCTATGGGTTATTTTATATAATTGAAAAGAGGACTCAGTTTCCCTTAGTTGATTTAACGCTTTTTCAAAATCGCGTTTTTTTAGTTGGAAACGGAGCAAGATTGTTAATTTTTGTGGCTGTAGCTCCCGTAATGTTTCTTTTACCCTTCTACTTGCAACTGGTTCAACACCTTTCCCCCCAACAGGTTGGCGCAGTTATGACCGCCTTCCCCCTGGCCATGGCTGTTACGGCCCCGTTAAGCGGGCGCTTGTCTGATTATCTTTCCCCTCGACCTCTGACGGTTATCGGACCGCTGGTCCAGATTTCGGGTTTGCTTTTGCTGGCCGGTTTGATTACAGAGAACAGCTTGATAGTGATCCCTGTCGGTTTGGCCCTATTGGGCATGGGGATGGGAATTTTTCAGGTACCCAACAATACTCTGGTCATGGGCAGCGTACCTGACCGAAGGTTAAGTATCGCCAATGCCCTCATTTCCGTTATGCGCAACATTGGAACCATTCTAGGTGTGGGAGTGGCCGTTCTTATTTTCAACTGGCGAGGTGCAGCAGACGCGATGGTGATAACCGGGAATGCGGGACCAGCTTGGGAAGCGGGAGTGATGGTCAGAACTATAAATTCTGCTCTATATTTTTCTCTGCTAATTGTCGGTTTAACAGCCCTTTTAGTCTGGAAAGGCTACCGGCGTTATAAGGAAGCATGAACTAGGTGTCCTGTTCTTGCACCATTCTTTTGGACCTGACAGCCGCCAGGCGGGATAGCCAGATACTAACTTCATATAGTAAATACATAGGGCCTCCCATTAGTATCTGAGAAATAACATCCGGGGGTGTCAAAATGGCTGCTACGGTAAAGATAAGCAGGAGGACATATTTCCTGTTGGCAGCTAAAAGC
This window contains:
- a CDS encoding MFS transporter; its protein translation is MRRWSRLLGKIKHSSSQRWWVLANVSVGTFMATLDSSIVNVALPTIGKELYGDVNRLQWVVTGYLVTIASLLLVFGRLSDMVGRKKVYSTGFFIFTGSSTLCSMAQNVGQLVVFRVLQGFGAAMLMANTLALVTQVFPEEERGRALGISGMVVSAGSLTGPALGGILVGTLGWRAIFWVNVPVGLLGSILSYYVLPSGGVGRREKLDWVGALTFAVGINSLLFLSFQVSEQGWNGRTFTLLLISILSYGLFYIIEKRTQFPLVDLTLFQNRVFLVGNGARLLIFVAVAPVMFLLPFYLQLVQHLSPQQVGAVMTAFPLAMAVTAPLSGRLSDYLSPRPLTVIGPLVQISGLLLLAGLITENSLIVIPVGLALLGMGMGIFQVPNNTLVMGSVPDRRLSIANALISVMRNIGTILGVGVAVLIFNWRGAADAMVITGNAGPAWEAGVMVRTINSALYFSLLIVGLTALLVWKGYRRYKEA